A region of Moorena producens PAL-8-15-08-1 DNA encodes the following proteins:
- the modA gene encoding molybdate ABC transporter substrate-binding protein, whose protein sequence is MVKSLIKSWFLCLSLSLVLVACNGATLNKQQPEVVSLTVSVAASLQDAMKAIKVLYTKETPDVTIIYNFASSGSLQQQIEQGAPVDVFISAAPKQMNALEYKGLLLEGTRQSLLNNQVVLVTPKNQSSISNFKDLTSDKISKIAMGDPESVPAGHYAKEVLSSLNLFDQLKPKLVFAKDVRQVLSYVETGNVDAGLVYATDAKVSNQVKRVATAPPESYSRIIYPVAVLKESKNPDHANQFVQFIISESAKTVFLRYGFTMGE, encoded by the coding sequence ATGGTTAAATCCCTAATTAAATCATGGTTTTTGTGCTTAAGTCTATCCTTAGTTTTGGTAGCTTGCAATGGTGCTACCCTTAACAAACAACAGCCAGAAGTGGTAAGCCTAACGGTATCAGTGGCTGCTAGCTTACAAGATGCGATGAAAGCTATCAAAGTACTCTACACTAAGGAAACACCAGATGTTACCATTATTTATAACTTTGCTTCCTCTGGTTCGTTGCAGCAACAAATCGAACAGGGAGCGCCAGTGGATGTTTTTATTTCAGCAGCTCCGAAACAGATGAATGCTCTGGAATATAAGGGGCTTTTACTAGAAGGGACAAGGCAAAGTCTTCTTAATAATCAGGTAGTTTTAGTTACTCCTAAAAACCAGAGTAGTATCTCTAATTTTAAGGACTTAACCTCTGATAAAATCAGTAAAATAGCAATGGGAGACCCGGAAAGTGTACCAGCTGGACACTATGCTAAGGAAGTTCTCTCTAGTCTTAATTTGTTTGACCAGCTCAAACCGAAGTTAGTTTTTGCTAAAGATGTTCGCCAAGTTCTATCCTATGTAGAAACAGGTAATGTGGATGCTGGATTGGTGTATGCAACAGATGCTAAGGTATCAAACCAAGTTAAACGAGTTGCTACTGCTCCGCCAGAGTCTTACTCCCGGATTATCTACCCAGTAGCGGTATTGAAGGAGTCTAAAAACCCTGATCATGCTAACCAGTTTGTGCAGTTTATAATCAGTGAGTCAGCTAAAACTGTATTTTTGAGGTATGGCTTTACTATGGGGGAATAG
- a CDS encoding P-loop ATPase, Sll1717 family produces MNHSEIKERIHQNMSRAALEITDLRVQPDPFLGWRIAVISPGFDHKFQEERKNIVLEGLEELTIQWLDLLTPEEQQWAGPLPIDSTLENVPFWPEALARSRSGSSNPEAILFPSDLDEDLDRPIVATFYSLRGGVGRSTALAYTARILASRGRTVLCVDMDLEAPGLAALFGKEDEVKDQQGLVFVLLSLEQGEEPDIRNHILRVSETDEIYCLPAGLPNANYARLLSFMEPGAWYREDRNPLRELIQILSSDRLPFKPDVILLDARTGMTPLNGPLLFDLADLAIIVFFPHPQAQRGTGELVRALLAAETRRTETEQRLTPEPRFIVSPIPASKAPEVVERYQHRAIEWIGDWLSVMRDKQSSSEPIKESDITHFIPYREEIATSDKILSNQETWRDFEPVAEWLEGFIPTASEEELPVSLPDIKGQILNELEFSAGRAEDQKDFLETFVETQLVNRALHPRIPLILGRKGTGKTAIFRRLLEDSEKTSIVVLSPSDLKDDRPWVINSQNFSDIDPALERTKKSWSDFWLLQTCLACHLSWPGEKPQPDEALLKVLGTDPTSELEVVRWFDKLLQQDQINSLARDWLTRFDRAAQSTILLLFDGLDTGFGNEQLNRERRTKAIEGLLSLMTDLGENLKKLKLKVLLREDIWRSLRFDNKSHFFGRSVVLEWRERADFFKVIIKQALKSDRFKGLVVNSIQQGSLLSNLSSSNDAFSDYLSESQVFEIWNLLVGERMKGGKSAFTRNWVWKRIADGSNNHSPRALLQLFVEAKDWEINEQERNPYQKTIIRPRALSSSLEKVSEKALSALIDEEFSELEDLINRLRSIGRSPLKATEVTGLDDQLNLAREVGLLSIYEGTEDEVERYKVPDLYLSGIGMTRKGQA; encoded by the coding sequence ATGAACCATTCAGAAATCAAAGAGCGTATTCATCAAAACATGTCACGTGCAGCTTTAGAGATTACGGATTTGCGGGTTCAACCGGATCCGTTTCTAGGCTGGCGTATTGCTGTCATTTCCCCAGGATTTGATCACAAATTCCAAGAAGAACGTAAGAACATTGTTCTAGAGGGGCTAGAAGAATTGACAATTCAGTGGTTGGATTTACTAACTCCTGAAGAGCAGCAATGGGCTGGCCCTCTTCCCATTGATTCTACCCTGGAAAACGTACCCTTTTGGCCTGAAGCTCTGGCTCGTTCTCGCTCTGGCTCTAGTAATCCTGAAGCAATCCTATTTCCATCGGATCTAGACGAAGACCTTGACCGACCGATCGTTGCAACATTTTATTCCCTCAGAGGAGGAGTTGGTCGCTCAACTGCCCTGGCTTATACTGCCCGAATTCTTGCTAGTCGTGGACGCACTGTGCTCTGTGTTGACATGGATTTGGAAGCTCCAGGATTAGCGGCTTTGTTTGGAAAGGAAGACGAGGTTAAGGATCAACAGGGGTTGGTATTTGTGTTACTAAGTTTGGAGCAAGGAGAAGAGCCTGACATCCGTAATCATATTCTGAGGGTTTCTGAAACCGATGAAATTTACTGTCTTCCGGCAGGTTTGCCCAATGCCAATTATGCGCGTTTACTGAGCTTTATGGAACCTGGAGCTTGGTATCGGGAAGATAGAAATCCATTACGTGAACTGATTCAGATTTTAAGTAGTGATCGTCTTCCTTTCAAGCCCGATGTTATTTTACTAGATGCTCGCACAGGAATGACTCCTCTCAATGGACCGCTCCTGTTTGACTTGGCTGATCTGGCAATTATTGTTTTCTTTCCTCATCCTCAAGCTCAAAGGGGTACGGGTGAACTGGTTCGTGCATTGCTTGCTGCTGAGACTAGACGAACTGAAACTGAACAGCGGCTTACTCCAGAGCCGCGATTTATTGTGTCTCCAATTCCTGCTAGTAAAGCACCAGAAGTTGTGGAACGATACCAACATAGAGCTATTGAATGGATTGGAGACTGGCTCTCTGTTATGAGGGATAAACAATCGAGTTCAGAGCCAATTAAAGAATCAGATATTACACATTTTATTCCCTATCGAGAAGAGATTGCTACATCAGATAAAATCTTATCTAATCAAGAAACGTGGCGTGATTTTGAGCCGGTTGCTGAATGGTTAGAAGGTTTTATCCCTACAGCTAGTGAAGAAGAGCTACCGGTTAGTTTGCCCGATATTAAGGGACAAATTTTAAACGAGTTAGAATTTTCTGCAGGAAGAGCAGAAGACCAAAAGGATTTTCTAGAAACGTTTGTAGAAACACAGTTAGTTAATCGCGCCCTTCATCCTCGCATCCCTCTAATCCTTGGTCGTAAAGGTACTGGAAAAACCGCTATTTTTCGTCGTCTGCTGGAAGATTCTGAGAAAACTTCCATTGTAGTGTTATCCCCCAGTGATCTCAAAGACGATCGCCCGTGGGTTATCAATTCTCAGAATTTCAGTGACATCGATCCAGCTTTAGAAAGGACTAAAAAAAGCTGGAGTGACTTCTGGTTACTCCAGACTTGTCTTGCTTGTCACCTATCCTGGCCTGGAGAGAAGCCTCAACCAGATGAGGCTCTATTAAAAGTTCTAGGGACTGATCCTACTAGCGAATTAGAGGTTGTACGATGGTTTGATAAGTTACTACAACAAGATCAGATTAATTCATTGGCAAGAGATTGGCTAACTCGTTTCGATCGTGCTGCACAATCTACTATTCTTCTTCTTTTCGATGGACTTGATACAGGATTTGGAAATGAACAACTGAATCGAGAAAGACGCACTAAAGCAATTGAAGGACTGCTTTCGTTGATGACTGACTTAGGGGAGAATCTGAAAAAATTAAAATTAAAAGTTCTATTGCGAGAAGATATCTGGCGTAGCCTTCGCTTCGATAATAAAAGTCACTTTTTCGGGCGCTCTGTAGTCCTTGAATGGCGTGAGCGAGCAGATTTTTTTAAAGTTATAATTAAGCAAGCTCTGAAATCGGATAGATTTAAAGGACTTGTCGTAAATTCAATTCAGCAAGGTAGTTTGTTATCAAATTTGTCATCAAGTAATGACGCCTTTAGTGACTATTTGAGTGAATCACAGGTCTTTGAAATTTGGAATCTTTTGGTTGGTGAGCGGATGAAAGGGGGGAAATCTGCCTTTACTCGGAACTGGGTCTGGAAACGAATTGCTGATGGCAGTAACAACCATAGTCCCCGTGCTCTATTACAACTTTTTGTAGAGGCGAAAGATTGGGAAATAAACGAGCAAGAGCGAAATCCTTATCAGAAAACTATCATCCGACCACGAGCTTTGAGTTCATCTCTTGAGAAGGTATCAGAAAAAGCATTAAGTGCTTTAATTGATGAAGAGTTTAGTGAACTTGAAGACTTGATTAATCGTCTGAGAAGTATAGGACGTTCGCCCTTAAAGGCAACTGAGGTAACTGGACTAGATGATCAGTTGAATCTAGCTAGAGAAGTGGGTTTGTTATCTATTTATGAAGGAACTGAAGATGAGGTTGAACGTTATAAAGTTCCTGATCTTTATCTCTCTGGTATCGGTATGACGCGAAAGGGGCAAGCATAA
- a CDS encoding HEPN domain-containing protein, with protein sequence MDPNNYKDWLDIANERAADADGILKNRSQSIGSVYMAGYAIECSLKALLRYRNKPFPKHGNQGHNLRGLWKAAEFSVTDIRDSTGAKTFFIDKWDTSLRYQLTCNSSLTMAELVNGAKQLTGYIQSQIRRQSGRRR encoded by the coding sequence ATGGATCCTAATAATTACAAAGACTGGCTAGATATTGCAAATGAACGGGCGGCAGATGCAGACGGTATACTCAAAAATAGAAGTCAATCAATTGGATCGGTTTATATGGCAGGATATGCCATTGAATGTAGTCTCAAGGCGTTATTACGATATAGAAATAAACCATTTCCGAAACATGGCAATCAGGGGCACAATCTACGGGGTTTATGGAAAGCAGCAGAATTTTCCGTCACTGATATCCGTGACTCTACAGGTGCAAAGACATTTTTCATAGACAAGTGGGATACATCCCTACGTTATCAACTAACCTGTAATAGTAGCCTGACAATGGCAGAATTGGTGAATGGAGCAAAGCAGTTAACAGGATATATACAGTCTCAAATTCGTCGTCAATCCGGGAGGCGCAGATGA
- a CDS encoding PEP-CTERM sorting domain-containing protein, with the protein MALTSATVAVLPADAEQIINQEFSGELELSDFPSFLPEPPPKARDYEGFVEYNTEGELLSWFLDVEGLEQVGSDITLEPLPSPFPSPLPLPPRNFITTFDATPDSWILDIDFGRAVDAGAYTLTWNRDSGITFTLGGSLLPPTTYVDPNPNFSETITKDPSKPDPTSVPEPASGLALLGITALGAGGLFRKKDK; encoded by the coding sequence GTGGCTTTAACTTCTGCTACTGTTGCCGTTTTACCGGCTGATGCTGAGCAGATAATTAACCAAGAATTCAGTGGCGAACTTGAATTGTCGGATTTTCCTAGTTTTCTGCCAGAGCCTCCTCCTAAAGCTAGAGATTACGAGGGGTTTGTTGAGTACAATACTGAAGGGGAATTACTCTCTTGGTTTCTTGATGTAGAAGGTTTAGAGCAAGTCGGTTCTGATATTACCCTTGAACCCTTGCCTTCTCCTTTTCCTTCTCCTCTTCCTCTTCCTCCTAGAAACTTTATTACGACCTTTGACGCTACCCCTGATAGTTGGATTCTAGATATCGATTTTGGTAGGGCTGTTGATGCCGGGGCTTATACCCTTACCTGGAACAGAGACTCAGGAATTACCTTTACTCTTGGGGGGTCGCTATTACCTCCAACTACCTATGTTGATCCCAATCCTAATTTTAGCGAAACCATCACCAAGGATCCTTCAAAGCCAGATCCAACCAGTGTTCCTGAACCGGCTTCTGGATTAGCGCTACTGGGAATTACTGCTTTAGGTGCTGGTGGATTGTTTAGAAAAAAGGATAAATAA
- a CDS encoding helix-turn-helix domain-containing protein: MLLNYQYQAYPSSQQKLELNDWLRICRYWYNWQLGDRFRWWNEKPHCC, from the coding sequence ATGCTGCTCAACTACCAATACCAGGCTTATCCAAGTAGTCAACAAAAACTAGAACTAAATGATTGGCTACGGATTTGTCGGTACTGGTACAACTGGCAGTTGGGCGATCGCTTTCGGTGGTGGAATGAAAAACCGCACTGCTGTTAA
- a CDS encoding ribulose bisphosphate carboxylase small subunit produces MAFSTQAAPPTPWSRDLAEPKIDDTAYVHSFSNIIGDVEIGPDVLIASGTSIRADEGGPFYIGEGTNIQDGVVIHGLEDGRVVGDDQKEYSVWIGKDASITHMSLIHGPAYVADDCFIGFRSTVFNARVGKGCIVMMHALVQDVEIPPGKYVPSGAVITNQQQADRLPDVEEQDRTFANHVVAINDALREGYQCAEDDSCMIPIRKEIADNADSNGHSSPDSSHKSFRSMSSNTGLSSELQQRVRQLLGQGYRIGAEYADERRFRTSSWKSASGIHSDRESEVLQSLGDCLADHAGEYVRLIGIDPKAKRRVCEEIIQKPGGQVSRSSTGSGSKSYSPYSSAPQRPAAVSSNGLESSVDDLVRQLLSQGYRIGIEYADERRFRTSSWKSAPGISSDNVSQALADLGACLADHAGEYVRLIGIDPKAKRRVMEKIIQKPGDTAKPAAKSAPKTSSTPSYTARSTKSSGFNGSKVSGSSLSQDTIEQIRSLLSQGYRIGTEHADKRRFRTSSWQSCSPIDSTRVSEVIEGLEGCMVEHAGEYIRLIGIDPKAKRRVLETLIQKP; encoded by the coding sequence ATGGCATTTAGCACCCAGGCAGCTCCCCCAACACCTTGGTCACGGGATCTGGCTGAACCAAAAATTGATGACACAGCTTATGTCCATTCTTTTTCCAACATTATTGGAGATGTAGAGATTGGGCCAGATGTATTGATTGCCTCGGGAACCTCGATTCGAGCTGATGAAGGGGGACCATTTTACATCGGTGAAGGTACCAATATTCAAGATGGTGTTGTGATTCATGGTCTTGAAGACGGTCGGGTTGTTGGGGATGACCAGAAAGAGTACTCAGTTTGGATTGGCAAGGATGCATCGATTACCCACATGAGCCTGATTCATGGTCCTGCTTATGTTGCGGATGATTGCTTTATTGGCTTTCGCTCTACGGTGTTTAATGCTAGAGTTGGCAAGGGCTGTATTGTGATGATGCATGCCCTCGTTCAGGATGTCGAAATTCCTCCCGGTAAATATGTTCCTTCCGGAGCGGTGATTACTAATCAGCAGCAAGCTGACCGACTACCGGATGTAGAAGAGCAAGATAGAACGTTTGCTAACCATGTGGTGGCAATCAATGATGCATTGCGGGAGGGTTATCAGTGTGCAGAGGATGATTCCTGCATGATTCCCATCCGTAAGGAAATTGCTGACAATGCTGACTCTAATGGTCATAGTAGCCCTGATAGTTCCCATAAATCTTTCAGATCAATGTCTTCAAATACAGGATTAAGTTCAGAGCTTCAACAACGAGTTCGTCAACTGTTAGGCCAAGGATACCGAATTGGTGCTGAATATGCTGATGAGCGTCGCTTCCGTACTAGTTCCTGGAAGAGTGCTTCCGGAATACACTCCGATCGTGAATCAGAAGTGCTCCAATCCTTGGGTGATTGTCTGGCAGACCACGCTGGTGAGTATGTCCGACTAATTGGGATTGACCCGAAAGCTAAGCGCCGGGTGTGTGAAGAGATTATCCAAAAACCGGGTGGCCAAGTGTCTCGGAGTTCCACTGGATCTGGTTCAAAAAGCTACAGCCCCTACAGCTCTGCTCCCCAACGTCCTGCGGCTGTGTCTAGTAATGGCTTAGAGTCATCAGTGGATGATCTAGTTCGTCAACTGTTGTCCCAAGGGTATCGGATTGGTATTGAGTATGCTGATGAGCGTCGCTTCCGGACTAGTTCCTGGAAGAGTGCCCCTGGCATAAGCTCCGATAACGTATCACAAGCTTTGGCAGACCTAGGGGCTTGTTTGGCAGACCACGCTGGTGAGTATGTCCGACTGATTGGCATTGACCCGAAAGCCAAGCGCCGGGTGATGGAAAAGATTATTCAAAAACCAGGGGACACTGCAAAGCCTGCTGCTAAATCTGCCCCTAAGACTAGTAGTACTCCTAGCTATACTGCCCGTTCAACGAAATCCTCAGGATTCAATGGCAGCAAGGTTTCTGGTTCATCCTTGAGTCAAGATACCATTGAGCAGATCCGTAGCTTGTTGTCCCAAGGTTATCGCATTGGTACTGAACATGCGGATAAACGTCGATTCCGCACCAGTTCTTGGCAGAGTTGCTCCCCCATTGATTCTACTCGGGTTTCAGAGGTGATTGAAGGTCTAGAAGGCTGCATGGTTGAACATGCTGGTGAGTATATACGGTTGATTGGTATTGATCCGAAAGCTAAACGGCGTGTTCTAGAGACGCTGATTCAAAAGCCTTAA
- a CDS encoding EutN/CcmL family microcompartment protein: MQIAKVRGTVVSTYKDPSLRGTKFLFLQYLDDAGEPLPKYEVAADIVGAGINEWVLVSRGSAARQVGESDKRPIDAMVVGIIDTVSVDNSMLYSKKDQY, translated from the coding sequence ATGCAAATTGCCAAGGTCCGAGGCACGGTCGTTAGTACTTATAAAGATCCTAGTCTTAGAGGAACTAAATTCCTTTTCCTGCAATACCTAGATGATGCAGGAGAGCCACTCCCCAAGTATGAGGTAGCAGCTGACATAGTCGGTGCTGGTATAAATGAGTGGGTGCTAGTCAGCCGTGGCAGCGCGGCTCGGCAAGTTGGTGAGAGTGACAAGCGTCCCATCGACGCTATGGTGGTGGGGATTATTGACACGGTCAGTGTGGACAATAGCATGCTCTACAGCAAAAAAGACCAGTATTAG
- a CDS encoding carbon dioxide-concentrating mechanism protein CcmK, with amino-acid sequence MSIAVGMVETLGFPAVVEAADAMVKAARVTLVGYEKIGSARVTVIVRGDVSEVQASVSAGVDNVKRVNGGQVLSTHIIARPHENLEYVLPIRYTEDVEQFRESTNAIRPMNRP; translated from the coding sequence ATGTCAATTGCTGTGGGAATGGTGGAAACCCTTGGTTTTCCAGCGGTTGTAGAAGCCGCAGATGCTATGGTGAAAGCGGCTCGTGTCACCCTTGTGGGTTATGAAAAAATTGGTAGCGCTCGTGTAACCGTGATTGTGCGGGGAGATGTGTCTGAGGTGCAAGCTTCCGTATCTGCTGGGGTTGATAACGTTAAGCGTGTTAATGGAGGTCAGGTATTATCTACCCATATTATTGCTCGACCTCACGAAAACCTGGAGTATGTTCTACCAATTCGTTATACCGAAGATGTGGAACAGTTCCGGGAGAGTACTAACGCCATCCGTCCGATGAACCGTCCATAA
- a CDS encoding carbon dioxide-concentrating mechanism protein CcmK, whose protein sequence is MPIAVGMIETEGFPAVVEAADAMVKAARVTLVGYEKIGSARVTVIVRGDVSEVQASVSAGIESANRVNGGKVVSTHIIARPHENLEYVLPIRYSEAVEQFRSY, encoded by the coding sequence ATGCCAATTGCTGTTGGAATGATTGAAACTGAGGGCTTTCCAGCTGTTGTAGAAGCAGCTGATGCGATGGTTAAAGCCGCTCGCGTCACCCTTGTGGGTTATGAAAAAATCGGTAGCGCTCGTGTAACCGTGATTGTGCGGGGAGATGTTTCCGAGGTGCAAGCTTCCGTATCTGCTGGAATAGAATCAGCAAACCGGGTGAATGGAGGTAAGGTGGTATCCACCCACATCATCGCTCGTCCCCATGAAAACTTAGAGTATGTCCTACCAATTCGTTACAGCGAAGCTGTGGAACAGTTCCGTAGCTACTAG
- a CDS encoding NAD(P)H-quinone oxidoreductase subunit F has product MTELLTQTIWVVPIYGWIGAFLTIPWATGIVRRTGPRPAAYFNLLMTLLACIHGWLIFQASLQEAVQEIQFHWLMVADIDISFVLEVSPVSTGAMEFITSLSLLAQLYALGYMEKDWALARFFALMGFFEGALIGIVLSNSLFLTYALLEMLTVCTLLIVGFWYAQPLALKAARDAFLTKRVGDILLLVGVVTLATFAGSLTFSDLYTWAYSANLPPLVGNLLGLALIAGPIGKCAQFPLNLWLDEAMEGPNPASVLRNSLVVTCGTYVLIKLVPIVTMISPLTLSVLVVIGTITALGTSLVAIAQIDIKRSLSHSTSAYIGLVFIAVGMQRADIGVILLVAHACAKALMFMSIGGVIFNTNNQNLAELGGLWSKMPATSTAFAVGMVGLIGLFPLGGFWAMSEGINAFWFDAPLLVIPFLFVNAVTALGLVRVFRLVFLGKPQAKTRRAPEVPWAMALPMVALTVVTLLVPVLIRPMELLSEWEDLNLLAEVSLIISSVVGCTTGALIYLPRTWSRSIRMPLKLFQDLFAYDFYLDELYRYTIVFAVLLFSKITAWVDRYIVDGLVNLVGLGTVFSGQSLKYSVSGKSQFYVLTILLGISLLAIFITWPLNQWSWSQWSLEQWSLLIGD; this is encoded by the coding sequence ATGACTGAGTTGCTTACTCAGACGATTTGGGTAGTTCCCATTTACGGTTGGATTGGGGCATTTTTAACTATCCCCTGGGCAACAGGAATAGTGCGTCGTACGGGACCAAGACCAGCGGCTTACTTTAACCTGTTGATGACACTTTTGGCCTGCATTCATGGCTGGCTGATCTTCCAGGCTTCATTACAGGAAGCAGTGCAAGAGATACAGTTTCACTGGCTAATGGTTGCTGATATTGATATATCTTTTGTTCTGGAAGTCTCACCAGTGAGTACTGGAGCAATGGAGTTTATCACCAGCCTAAGTCTATTGGCCCAACTCTATGCTCTCGGATATATGGAGAAAGATTGGGCATTAGCTCGCTTCTTTGCCCTGATGGGATTTTTTGAAGGGGCATTGATCGGGATTGTCTTGAGTAATTCCTTATTCCTGACTTACGCTCTGTTGGAAATGCTCACGGTGTGTACTTTGTTAATTGTGGGTTTTTGGTATGCTCAGCCTTTAGCACTCAAAGCTGCCCGAGATGCTTTTTTAACTAAGCGTGTAGGAGATATCTTGCTGCTAGTTGGGGTGGTGACCTTAGCGACCTTTGCGGGAAGCTTAACCTTTTCAGACTTGTATACCTGGGCTTATTCAGCTAATTTACCGCCACTGGTAGGTAACTTACTGGGATTGGCTTTGATTGCTGGTCCAATTGGTAAATGTGCCCAATTCCCCTTGAATTTATGGTTGGATGAGGCGATGGAGGGACCTAATCCTGCTTCAGTACTGCGAAATTCTTTGGTGGTGACTTGTGGTACTTATGTGCTGATTAAACTGGTGCCGATCGTGACCATGATCTCACCGTTGACCTTATCAGTGTTAGTAGTTATTGGTACTATCACAGCACTAGGAACCTCACTGGTAGCGATCGCACAAATCGATATTAAGCGATCGCTTTCCCATTCCACCAGCGCTTACATTGGTTTAGTATTTATCGCGGTTGGAATGCAGCGTGCTGATATTGGTGTGATTTTACTGGTTGCCCATGCCTGTGCTAAAGCTCTGATGTTCATGAGCATCGGGGGGGTAATCTTCAACACCAATAACCAAAATTTAGCTGAATTGGGGGGCTTATGGTCAAAAATGCCTGCTACTAGCACTGCCTTTGCCGTGGGTATGGTTGGTCTGATTGGACTTTTCCCCCTGGGTGGCTTTTGGGCAATGAGTGAAGGGATTAACGCCTTTTGGTTTGATGCCCCTCTTCTGGTCATACCCTTTCTCTTCGTGAACGCAGTTACTGCCTTAGGTTTAGTCCGGGTGTTTCGGCTAGTTTTCCTAGGGAAACCCCAAGCGAAGACCCGTCGAGCACCAGAAGTACCGTGGGCTATGGCTTTACCAATGGTAGCGTTAACGGTAGTGACATTGCTGGTACCCGTGCTAATACGTCCGATGGAATTGCTATCGGAATGGGAGGATCTCAATCTCCTAGCCGAGGTAAGCTTGATAATCTCTAGTGTCGTAGGTTGCACTACAGGGGCTTTAATTTACCTACCCAGAACCTGGTCGCGCTCAATTCGGATGCCGCTGAAATTGTTCCAAGACCTATTCGCCTATGACTTTTACCTGGACGAACTGTATCGTTACACCATCGTGTTTGCTGTTCTCCTATTTTCCAAGATTACAGCTTGGGTTGATAGATATATCGTTGATGGGTTAGTCAATCTGGTTGGTCTAGGAACAGTATTTAGTGGTCAAAGCCTAAAATACAGCGTTTCGGGTAAATCACAGTTTTATGTACTGACTATCCTTTTAGGAATCAGCTTATTAGCAATCTTCATCACCTGGCCCTTGAATCAGTGGTCTTGGAGTCAGTGGTCATTGGAGCAGTGGTCATTGTTGATAGGTGATTAG